One Chloroflexota bacterium DNA segment encodes these proteins:
- a CDS encoding HIT domain-containing protein, translated as MASDCIFCRIAAGELPADVIDRCEDWMIFSDIAPAAPTHLLAIPTRHVSGVAAAADDNPAQIADLVGALTLHARRAGIEEDGYRLVINEGRDGAQTVPHLHIHLLAGRRMDWPPG; from the coding sequence TTGGCTAGCGACTGCATCTTCTGCCGGATCGCGGCCGGTGAATTGCCGGCCGACGTAATCGACCGCTGCGAAGACTGGATGATCTTTTCCGACATCGCGCCGGCCGCGCCCACCCACCTGCTGGCGATCCCCACGCGGCACGTTTCCGGCGTAGCCGCCGCCGCCGATGACAACCCCGCCCAGATTGCCGACCTGGTGGGAGCCCTCACGCTCCACGCGCGTCGCGCCGGCATCGAAGAGGACGGATACCGGCTGGTAATCAATGAGGGCCGCGACGGCGCCCAAACGGTCCCGCACCTACACATCCACCTGCTGGCCGGACGGAGGATGGACTGGCCGCCCGGTTGA
- a CDS encoding MiaB/RimO family radical SAM methylthiotransferase → MGRPAPTFSLKTLGCRVNQADSDEIVRLLEEAGMDLVDFGAPSDVVIVNTCTVTHVADRKSRQSIGRALRRSPEAELVVTGCYAAVAPEAIRVHFPGARVMGRAPPREVAAAIADSHSAGDRGRDFTAIRFGERRRTRPTVKIQEGCRHGCAFCIVPRARGGPRSRTRGHVLERVQEFARGGSPEVVLAGIALGSYRCPDSGIGLGELVEWVADRVPSRIRLSSIEPMDFDPRLYDLLAAGRICSHFHLPLQSGSAAVLQGMRRPYRPAEYAEIVDRLRAADPSVAIGTDLMVGFPGESEDDHRRSLRFCAQMGFSYMHVFPYSRRARTLAARRDDHVDDQTLRRRMSEALDLAGGLSERYLAGFVGSRAQVLWERDPSGRCMGLTRNYLRARPLGFEPVTGTLQEVKLAAGDDGLVAVPAAAAN, encoded by the coding sequence GTGGGTCGTCCGGCGCCCACGTTTTCGCTCAAGACGCTCGGCTGCCGGGTCAACCAGGCCGACAGCGACGAAATCGTGCGGCTCCTGGAGGAGGCCGGCATGGACCTGGTCGATTTCGGCGCTCCGTCCGACGTGGTCATAGTCAACACCTGCACCGTCACCCATGTCGCCGATCGCAAATCGCGCCAGTCGATCGGCCGCGCGTTGCGGCGCAGTCCCGAGGCCGAACTGGTGGTAACCGGCTGCTACGCCGCGGTCGCCCCGGAGGCGATCCGCGTGCACTTTCCCGGTGCCCGCGTCATGGGCCGGGCGCCCCCGCGCGAGGTTGCCGCCGCCATCGCCGACTCCCATTCAGCCGGTGACCGCGGGCGCGACTTCACCGCTATCCGATTCGGGGAGCGCCGGCGTACCCGCCCCACCGTAAAAATCCAGGAGGGTTGCCGCCACGGCTGCGCGTTCTGCATCGTTCCGCGGGCCCGCGGCGGCCCCCGGTCGCGCACCCGCGGTCATGTGCTCGAACGGGTGCAGGAATTTGCCCGCGGCGGGTCGCCCGAAGTCGTGCTGGCGGGGATAGCGCTGGGGAGTTACCGCTGCCCGGACAGCGGAATCGGTCTGGGCGAACTTGTCGAATGGGTCGCCGACCGGGTGCCGTCGCGCATCCGGCTCTCGTCGATTGAACCGATGGATTTTGACCCCCGGCTCTACGACCTGCTGGCCGCCGGCCGGATCTGTTCCCATTTTCATCTGCCGCTGCAGTCGGGTTCGGCGGCGGTCCTGCAGGGTATGCGCCGACCCTACCGGCCAGCCGAATACGCGGAAATCGTCGACCGGCTGCGCGCCGCTGATCCATCGGTGGCGATCGGGACCGATCTGATGGTGGGTTTTCCGGGGGAAAGCGAAGACGACCACCGGCGCTCGTTGCGGTTCTGCGCCCAGATGGGCTTTTCGTACATGCACGTTTTTCCCTACTCGCGGCGCGCCCGCACGCTGGCGGCGCGTCGCGACGACCACGTTGACGATCAGACCCTGCGCCGGCGAATGAGCGAAGCTTTGGATCTGGCGGGCGGGCTGTCCGAGCGCTACCTGGCGGGGTTCGTCGGTTCGCGGGCGCAGGTATTGTGGGAGAGGGATCCATCCGGTCGTTGCATGGGGTTGACGCGCAACTACCTGCGGGCCCGGCCGCTGGGCTTTGAACCGGTCACCGGTACCCTGCAAGAAGTAAAGCTGGCGGCCGGCGACGACGGCCTGGTGGCGGTGCCGGCGGCGGCCGCGAACTGA
- a CDS encoding methyltransferase domain-containing protein has protein sequence MRDSWRQIQVTVPAALAEDVRLLMQRRAGRAVAVEEEFAKDPPDESVPTGSCRVTAWFPESGRSQAAASALLSDLRMAAGLDVPSLRAVRQTVTGRREWRARERRYQRPIEVGSLVLVPIDAEVPAGTAPESVLRIDAAGAFGSGLHPSTRGALRTLQGLDLTGRTVLDVGTGTGVLAIAAARLGAAAVTAIDLDREAVALARRNARRNRCGPSVRVEPGDLGPGWTEGRDDFDVVVANITADAHQRLLGAYSVVAAGPLLLSGIYRPRIAGLSESLDAAGWTRRETALDEEWATMLCRRPGCSGPEGV, from the coding sequence GTGAGGGACTCCTGGCGGCAGATCCAGGTCACCGTGCCGGCGGCGCTGGCTGAAGACGTGCGCCTGCTAATGCAACGCCGCGCCGGCCGCGCGGTGGCGGTCGAGGAGGAATTCGCCAAAGACCCGCCGGACGAGAGCGTTCCGACCGGTTCCTGCCGGGTTACCGCCTGGTTCCCGGAATCCGGCCGGTCCCAGGCGGCGGCCAGCGCCCTGCTCAGCGACCTGCGGATGGCGGCCGGTCTCGACGTCCCGTCCCTGCGCGCGGTCCGCCAGACGGTAACCGGCCGCCGAGAGTGGCGCGCCCGCGAACGGCGCTACCAGCGACCGATCGAGGTCGGTTCGCTGGTGCTAGTTCCGATCGACGCAGAGGTGCCGGCCGGGACCGCTCCGGAAAGCGTGCTGCGGATCGATGCGGCGGGCGCATTCGGCTCGGGCCTGCACCCCTCGACCCGCGGCGCGCTGCGGACGCTGCAAGGGCTCGATCTGACCGGGCGGACGGTGCTGGACGTTGGTACCGGGACCGGCGTCCTGGCGATTGCTGCGGCCCGTCTGGGGGCCGCCGCGGTTACCGCGATTGACCTGGATCGGGAAGCCGTGGCGCTGGCCCGCCGGAACGCGCGCCGCAACCGCTGCGGGCCAAGCGTCAGGGTCGAACCGGGCGACCTGGGCCCCGGCTGGACCGAGGGTCGAGATGATTTCGATGTCGTGGTCGCCAACATCACCGCCGACGCCCACCAGCGATTGCTCGGGGCGTATTCAGTGGTCGCCGCGGGGCCGCTGCTGCTTTCGGGAATCTATCGTCCGCGGATAGCGGGACTTTCCGAATCCTTGGACGCCGCCGGCTGGACCCGCCGTGAGACCGCGCTCGATGAAGAGTGGGCCACCATGCTGTGCCGACGCCCGGGCTGTTCCGGGCCGGAAGGCGTTTGA
- the dnaJ gene encoding molecular chaperone DnaJ → MATDRRDPYEVLGIARDAGAKDISRAYRAMARQHHPDVSREPDAADRFKEIQAAYDVLKDPEKRQRFDQFGWRGLQSGPGAGFGGVDIPGFGDIFDVFFGRGGRRADSPQRGRDLQQRIQLDFVSAVHGLKLGVAVNRQELCDDCGGNGLDPGSKMVDCGQCGGTGEVRTATRSILGQFVNITGCRHCGGAGRIAERGCDGCRGAGLVNRERQLEVDIPGGVDNGTEIRISGQGDSGINGGPPGDLYLVVAVEPHPSIARQGRDLQSEIELSVSEAVLGVELEVETVDGPQTVEFAAGTQPGEAVRLAGRGAPSPRDQRRGDHFVVARVTIPRKLTKQQRALFEQLAEEEDPPPGLAERLRQALT, encoded by the coding sequence ATGGCCACCGACCGCCGCGACCCCTACGAAGTGCTGGGCATAGCCCGCGACGCCGGGGCGAAGGACATCTCGCGGGCCTACCGGGCGATGGCCCGGCAACACCATCCGGACGTGAGCCGCGAGCCGGACGCGGCCGACCGGTTCAAGGAGATCCAGGCAGCCTACGACGTGCTCAAGGATCCCGAGAAACGGCAGCGCTTCGACCAGTTCGGTTGGCGCGGGCTGCAGAGTGGTCCGGGAGCCGGTTTTGGCGGGGTCGACATTCCCGGATTCGGCGACATCTTCGACGTGTTCTTCGGCCGCGGCGGGCGGCGCGCCGATTCCCCGCAACGCGGTCGCGATCTACAACAGCGGATCCAGCTCGACTTCGTCAGCGCCGTGCACGGCCTGAAGCTGGGGGTCGCCGTCAATCGCCAGGAGCTATGCGACGACTGCGGGGGCAACGGCCTCGACCCGGGCAGCAAGATGGTCGACTGCGGGCAGTGCGGGGGGACCGGCGAGGTCCGCACAGCGACCCGTTCGATCCTGGGGCAGTTCGTGAACATTACCGGCTGCCGGCACTGCGGCGGCGCCGGGCGGATCGCCGAGCGCGGCTGCGACGGCTGCCGAGGCGCGGGCCTGGTGAACCGGGAACGGCAGCTTGAGGTGGACATCCCGGGCGGGGTAGACAACGGGACCGAAATCCGCATTTCGGGCCAGGGCGACAGCGGAATCAACGGCGGCCCGCCAGGGGACCTGTATTTGGTTGTCGCGGTCGAGCCGCATCCAAGCATTGCCCGCCAGGGACGCGACCTGCAATCCGAGATCGAACTGAGCGTCAGCGAGGCGGTCCTGGGCGTGGAGCTCGAAGTGGAGACCGTCGACGGACCGCAAACGGTCGAATTCGCAGCCGGCACCCAGCCCGGTGAAGCGGTCCGGCTTGCGGGGCGCGGCGCGCCCAGTCCGCGAGATCAGCGCCGTGGCGACCATTTCGTGGTGGCCCGGGTGACCATTCCGCGCAAGTTGACGAAACAGCAACGCGCCCTTTTCGAGCAGCTGGCCGAGGAGGAGGATCCACCACCGGGCCTGGCCGAACGGTTGCGCCAGGCGCTCACGTGA
- a CDS encoding nucleotide exchange factor GrpE, whose protein sequence is MGRPALTGTDRRRADRAGRFRIGILDRVNPAGSDRPASNLYSRRDRNAATGRLRNCGPGTSTALGAGCKLATESTGGEPPAETPPAAPPVGTDQDQSERIDDLLNRLTRAQADLANLKRRSGQEVADARQFAVIEFARELLSALDHLDRALTAVPGELTGFTFIEGLFFTRQHFQALLASHGIEAVAGVGQAFDPNFHQAVDTDGSTEPDRVIVVHQPGYRLGDRVVRPALVRVGRQETDADEPEPEAGEPDIDSGGDDG, encoded by the coding sequence ATTGGCCGCCCCGCGCTCACTGGCACTGACCGGCGGCGGGCTGATCGTGCTGGGCGCTTCAGGATCGGCATTCTTGATCGGGTGAATCCGGCCGGATCCGATAGGCCTGCATCAAATTTGTATAGTCGGCGGGATCGCAATGCTGCAACCGGCCGTCTCCGGAACTGCGGCCCGGGAACTTCAACAGCGCTAGGAGCTGGATGTAAATTGGCGACCGAATCGACAGGCGGTGAACCGCCGGCGGAGACGCCGCCGGCAGCTCCCCCGGTGGGGACCGACCAAGATCAGTCGGAGCGGATCGACGACCTGCTCAACCGATTAACCCGGGCGCAGGCCGACCTGGCCAACCTCAAGCGGCGTTCTGGTCAGGAAGTTGCCGACGCGCGGCAGTTCGCGGTTATCGAATTCGCCCGCGAGCTGCTTTCGGCTCTGGACCATCTGGACCGCGCCCTCACGGCGGTCCCCGGCGAGCTGACCGGGTTCACGTTCATCGAGGGACTTTTCTTTACCCGGCAGCATTTCCAGGCCTTGCTGGCCTCGCATGGGATCGAGGCAGTCGCCGGAGTCGGGCAGGCGTTCGACCCCAACTTCCACCAGGCGGTAGATACCGACGGCAGCACCGAACCAGACCGCGTGATAGTCGTTCACCAGCCGGGCTATCGGCTGGGCGATCGGGTAGTCCGGCCGGCGCTGGTCAGAGTCGGACGCCAGGAAACGGACGCCGACGAACCCGAACCCGAAGCGGGCGAACCCGACATCGATTCCGGCGGCGACGACGGCTGA
- the miaB gene encoding tRNA (N6-isopentenyl adenosine(37)-C2)-methylthiotransferase MiaB gives MATVHAGRPPAPPTPGVGRHRFYIWTSGCQMNKDDSERIARALVAAGHVPVSHPDRASFVILNGCSVRDNSDRKTFGRIGALGARKRREPFLQVALTGCTVRATAAELAPHRPKLDLIFDNSRVEELLDHMASQPGPVVDDWEDFSPQDLPGFGSPTRYVTVIYGCSKRCTFCIVPFRRGGERSRPPEEIEDEMRTKAAEGAVEITLLGQIVNRYGRDRADGPDLAGLLRRLDRQAIVPRLRFLTAHPRHFDRSLAEAMAECQTVLEEINLPVQSGNDEVLRRMGRGYNRAWYLDMIAMLRDTVPGVAISTDVIVGFPGETEDQFRSTLELMEEVRFDVVHIAAFSPRIGTVADRWGDDIDPAVKLERLHRCESLQKDLAESINADLVGSRQQVLIEQLQPARAAGGGPRWMGRTRTNKLVFAPGKAPLAPSQIVDMDITDATAWSLRGAPVTAV, from the coding sequence ATGGCCACCGTCCACGCAGGCCGGCCGCCGGCCCCCCCGACGCCCGGCGTCGGCCGGCACCGCTTCTACATCTGGACCTCCGGCTGCCAGATGAACAAAGACGATTCCGAGCGGATCGCGCGCGCCTTGGTCGCCGCCGGGCACGTGCCCGTTTCTCATCCCGACCGGGCATCGTTTGTGATCCTCAATGGCTGCAGCGTGCGCGACAACTCCGACCGCAAGACCTTCGGACGGATCGGCGCGCTGGGCGCGCGCAAACGGCGCGAACCGTTCTTGCAGGTGGCGCTGACCGGTTGCACAGTCCGGGCCACGGCGGCGGAGCTGGCGCCCCACCGTCCGAAATTGGACCTGATCTTCGACAACTCGCGCGTCGAGGAACTCCTGGACCACATGGCCAGCCAGCCGGGACCGGTGGTGGACGACTGGGAGGACTTCTCGCCCCAGGACCTGCCCGGGTTCGGCAGCCCCACCCGCTACGTGACCGTCATCTACGGGTGCTCCAAGCGCTGCACGTTCTGCATAGTGCCGTTCCGGCGCGGGGGTGAGCGCAGCCGCCCCCCGGAAGAAATCGAAGACGAAATGCGGACCAAGGCCGCCGAGGGCGCTGTCGAAATAACGCTGCTGGGGCAGATCGTTAACCGGTACGGCCGCGACCGCGCCGACGGCCCGGACCTGGCCGGTCTGCTGCGGCGCCTGGACCGGCAGGCCATCGTGCCTAGGCTCAGGTTCCTGACCGCCCATCCGCGCCACTTCGACCGCTCCCTGGCCGAGGCGATGGCCGAGTGTCAAACGGTCCTGGAGGAGATCAACTTGCCGGTGCAATCGGGCAATGACGAAGTGCTGCGCCGCATGGGCCGCGGCTACAACCGAGCCTGGTACCTGGACATGATCGCGATGCTGCGTGACACCGTGCCCGGCGTGGCGATCTCGACCGACGTGATCGTCGGCTTTCCGGGCGAGACCGAGGACCAGTTCCGATCGACCCTGGAGCTAATGGAAGAGGTCCGATTCGACGTGGTCCACATAGCCGCGTTTTCGCCCCGGATCGGAACCGTCGCGGACCGCTGGGGCGACGACATCGATCCGGCGGTGAAGCTGGAGCGGCTGCACCGCTGCGAGAGCTTGCAGAAAGACCTGGCCGAATCGATCAATGCCGATCTGGTGGGAAGCAGGCAGCAGGTTTTGATCGAGCAATTGCAGCCCGCCCGGGCGGCCGGTGGCGGACCCCGCTGGATGGGTCGAACGCGAACCAACAAACTGGTCTTTGCGCCGGGCAAAGCCCCGCTGGCGCCGAGCCAGATCGTGGACATGGATATCACTGACGCAACCGCCTGGTCGCTGCGGGGGGCACCGGTCACCGCCGTCTAA